One Meleagris gallopavo isolate NT-WF06-2002-E0010 breed Aviagen turkey brand Nicholas breeding stock chromosome 11, Turkey_5.1, whole genome shotgun sequence genomic region harbors:
- the MB21D2 gene encoding protein MB21D2 encodes MVQKLDQKLPVANEYLLLSGGVREGVVDIDLDELNVYARGTDYDMDFTLLVPALKLHDRNQPVTLDMRHSALCHSWLSLRLFDEGTISKWKDCCTIVDHINGATNYFFSPTKVADWFYDSISIVLSEIQKKPQRGMPKVEKVEKNGTIISIILGVGSSRMLYDIVPVVSFKGWPAVAQSWLMENHFWDGKITEEEVISGFYLVPACSYKGKKDNEWRLSFARSEVQLKKCISSSLMQAYQACKAIIIKLLSRPKAISPYHLRSMMLWACDRLPANYLAQEDYAAHFLLGLIDDLQHCLVNKMCPNYFIPQCNMLEHLSEETVMLHARKLSSVRSDPAEHLRTAIEHVKAANRLTLELQRRGSTTSIPSPQSDGGDTNQPDDRLAKKLQQLVTENPGKSISVFINPDDVTRPHFRIDDKFF; translated from the coding sequence ATGGTTCAGAAACTTGACCAGAAGCTTCCTGTAGCCAATGAGTACCTGCTCCTTTCAGGTGGTGTGCGGGAAGGCGTAGTGGACATTGATCTTGATGAGCTGAATGTTTATGCGCGAGGCACAGACTATGACATGGACTTCACCCTGCTGGTGCCTGCACTGAAGCTGCATGACCGCAACCAACCGGTCACGCTGGACATGCGCCACTCGGCACTGTGCCACTCCTGGCTGAGCCTGCGGCTGTTTGATGAAGGAACTATCAGCAAATGGAAGGATTGCTGCACCATTGTGGACCATATCAACGGAGCTACCAATTACTTCTTCTCTCCAACAAAAGTTGCGGACTGGTTCTATGACTCCATTAGCATTGTCCTCTCTGAGATCCAGAAGAAGCCTCAGCGAGGGATGCCAAAGGTGGAGAAGGTAGAAAAGAATGGGACGATCATATCCATCATCTTGGGAGTGGGCAGCAGCCGAATGCTGTACGACATTGTTCCTGTGGTGTCCTTCAAAGGCTGGCCAGCCGTGGCCCAGAGCTGGCTAATGGAGAACCACTTCTGGGATGGAAAGATCACAGAGGAGGAAGTCATAAGTGGGTTTTACTTGGTGCCTGCGTGTTCctacaaagggaaaaaggacAATGAATGGAGGCTGTCATTTGCCAGAAGTGAAGTTCAGCTGAAAAAGTGCATCTCCAGCAGCCTCATGCAAGCCTATCAAGCCTGCAAAGCTATCATCATCAAATTGCTGTCCCGCCCCAAAGCCATTAGTCCATATCACTTGCGGAGCATGATGCTATGGGCTTGTGACAGGCTACCAGCCAACTACTTGGCCCAGGAGGACTACGCCGCCCACTTCCTCCTGGGTCTCATCGATGATCTCCAGCACTGCTTGGTCAACAAGATGTGTCCTAACTACTTCATCCCCCAGTGCAACatgctggagcacctctctgaAGAAACGGTCATGCTGCACGCACGGAAGCTGTCCTCAGTCCGCTCGGACCCCGCTGAACACCTCCGAACTGCCATTGAACATGTCAAAGCAGCCAACCGGCTAACGCTAGAGCTCCAACGGCGAGGCAGCACCACCAGCATCCCCTCCCCACAGTCAGATGGAGGAGACACCAACCAGCCTGATGACCGACTAGCCAAAAAGTTGCAACAGCTAGTGACTGAGAACCCAGGGAAGTCCATCTCCGTCTTCATTAACCCAGATGATGTCACAAGGCCCCACTTCAGAATCGATGATAAATTTTTCTGA